A single region of the Chryseobacterium sp. 6424 genome encodes:
- a CDS encoding HIT family protein has translation MGTVFSKIVAGEIPAYKIAEDDRHLAFLDAMPLVEGHTLVIPKHETDFIFDIDAAEFKDLWGFAQQVAKKLQKAFPQQRIAVAVVGLEVPHAHIHLIPIHQVEDMNFKNPRLQLTGEEYAEIQQAITNI, from the coding sequence ATGGGTACTGTTTTTAGCAAAATAGTGGCGGGTGAGATCCCAGCTTATAAAATTGCCGAAGATGACCGGCATTTGGCTTTTCTGGATGCCATGCCGTTGGTAGAAGGGCATACATTGGTCATCCCAAAGCATGAAACAGATTTCATTTTCGACATTGACGCGGCAGAATTTAAAGATCTCTGGGGTTTTGCGCAGCAGGTAGCAAAAAAACTGCAAAAGGCATTTCCTCAGCAACGCATCGCCGTGGCAGTAGTGGGACTCGAGGTTCCGCACGCGCACATCCATCTCATCCCTATCCATCAGGTAGAAGACATGAATTTTAAAAATCCCCGGCTGCAACTGACCGGTGAAGAATATGCTGAGATTCAGCAAGCAATTACGAATATCTAA
- the greA gene encoding transcription elongation factor GreA, with amino-acid sequence MASYVTKEGLDKMKVELEQLETIERPKITQQIAEARDKGDLSENAEYDAAKEAQGMLEMKIAKLKDTIANSKVIDESQLDTSKVSILTTVRLKNNATKAEQKFTLVPDNESDLKAGKISVNTPIAKGLLGKVVGENAEIVLPNGNKLSFEVLEIYL; translated from the coding sequence ATGGCAAGTTATGTTACCAAAGAAGGCTTAGACAAGATGAAGGTTGAACTTGAACAGTTGGAAACAATAGAGCGACCCAAGATTACCCAACAGATTGCTGAAGCGCGTGACAAAGGCGATCTTTCTGAAAATGCAGAATATGATGCTGCTAAAGAAGCACAAGGAATGCTGGAGATGAAAATCGCCAAACTGAAAGATACCATTGCCAACTCTAAAGTTATTGATGAAAGCCAGTTGGATACCTCGAAAGTATCCATCCTTACCACCGTGCGCCTGAAAAATAACGCCACCAAGGCCGAACAGAAATTCACGCTGGTGCCAGATAACGAAAGCGACCTGAAAGCCGGAAAGATCTCTGTAAATACCCCAATTGCAAAAGGCCTTTTGGGTAAAGTGGTAGGCGAAAATGCTGAAATAGTGTTACCCAACGGTAATAAGCTTTCTTTTGAAGTATTAGAAATCTATCTTTAA